One Sulfurimonas sp. C5 genomic region harbors:
- a CDS encoding DUF1302 family protein, whose protein sequence is MLRLSLAVVLLSSVVIADDLDAFMDGFDETPVVKATPKQNKEKSFSLQKYGIEGELKQEFAYSYQNEAPHDKLSSLRTSLFLEYNQDLGESFKFKVNANSFYDFSYLAKGRDKFTKEELDSLESEVELFDAYIQGTLLENLDIKLGRQVVVWGKSDTIRVVDVLNPLDNRRPGMVDIEDLRLSMTMAKFDYYYENWSITPIIILEQREDKLPPFGGDFNPSPVKVGGQKKPNKITYALNVSGEFTGFDLDFYFADVYPNFEFYPRNDVNIENKITMYGAAATVVSGSWLFKTELAYNKNYRYLQLANQKLDRFDALVGLEYNGIADTTISLDLADKYFVKDYGLKQHNYQGALRITSDFMHDTLHLNYLFNAFGDRFDKGGYQRVWIEYDVTDSIKTTFGVVDYLGGNAFFDSIEDNDMLFGDISYNF, encoded by the coding sequence TTGCTTAGATTATCACTTGCCGTAGTTTTACTGAGCAGCGTAGTTATAGCTGATGACTTAGATGCATTTATGGATGGTTTTGATGAGACACCTGTAGTTAAAGCAACTCCAAAGCAGAATAAAGAAAAAAGCTTTTCTTTGCAAAAGTATGGAATAGAAGGGGAATTGAAACAGGAGTTTGCTTACAGTTATCAAAATGAAGCTCCACACGATAAACTTTCTTCACTGAGAACCTCTTTGTTTCTGGAATATAATCAAGACTTAGGTGAAAGCTTTAAATTCAAAGTAAATGCTAATTCATTTTATGATTTTTCTTATTTGGCAAAAGGGCGTGATAAATTTACTAAGGAAGAACTTGATTCATTAGAGAGTGAAGTCGAACTTTTTGATGCTTATATTCAAGGGACTCTTTTGGAGAACCTTGATATAAAACTTGGTCGTCAAGTAGTTGTATGGGGTAAAAGCGATACTATTCGCGTAGTTGATGTACTCAACCCACTGGATAACAGACGTCCTGGTATGGTAGACATAGAAGATTTACGTTTAAGTATGACTATGGCTAAGTTTGATTATTACTATGAGAACTGGAGTATTACACCGATAATCATACTTGAACAACGTGAAGATAAACTACCTCCTTTTGGCGGAGATTTTAACCCTTCGCCTGTAAAAGTAGGTGGACAAAAAAAACCAAATAAGATTACGTATGCTTTGAATGTTTCGGGAGAATTTACAGGGTTTGATCTGGATTTTTATTTTGCAGATGTGTATCCGAATTTTGAGTTTTATCCACGAAATGATGTGAATATAGAAAATAAAATTACTATGTATGGAGCTGCGGCAACAGTAGTAAGCGGTAGCTGGCTGTTTAAAACAGAACTGGCATATAATAAAAATTATAGATATCTACAGTTAGCAAATCAAAAGCTTGATAGATTTGATGCTCTAGTAGGTTTGGAGTATAATGGTATAGCCGATACAACCATCTCTTTAGATTTAGCAGATAAATATTTTGTAAAAGATTACGGCTTGAAACAACATAATTATCAAGGGGCACTAAGAATAACATCAGACTTTATGCATGATACATTGCATCTAAATTATTTGTTCAATGCTTTTGGAGACAGGTTTGATAAAGGCGGTTATCAAAGAGTATGGATTGAGTATGATGTGACAGACAGTATAAAAACAACATTTGGAGTAGTAGATTATTTAGGCGGCAATGCATTTTTTGATTCCATAGAGGACAACGATATGCTTTTTGGTGACATTTCTTACAATTTTTGA
- a CDS encoding NADH-quinone oxidoreductase subunit B, which yields MAQHKVNYTQDGGLPVALTSIDKVVNWGRSNSLWAMTYGLACCGIEMMAAGASRYDFDRYGTIFRASPRQSDVMIVAGTLTKKHAEFIKRLYDQMTEPRWVISMGSCANTGGMFNTYATVQGCDRVIPVDLYLPGCAPRPETLQYGVMLLQQKIRAQKAGKAQKAKRLM from the coding sequence ATGGCACAACATAAAGTAAATTATACACAAGACGGTGGTTTACCGGTAGCACTTACATCAATTGATAAAGTGGTAAACTGGGGTCGTTCGAACTCACTTTGGGCAATGACATACGGTCTTGCTTGTTGTGGTATCGAGATGATGGCAGCTGGTGCATCGAGATATGACTTTGACCGTTACGGAACAATCTTCCGTGCATCACCTCGTCAATCTGATGTGATGATTGTTGCCGGAACTCTTACAAAAAAACACGCAGAGTTCATTAAGCGTCTTTACGATCAAATGACTGAGCCTAGATGGGTAATCTCTATGGGTTCATGTGCAAATACAGGTGGTATGTTCAATACATACGCAACTGTACAAGGGTGTGACAGAGTTATCCCTGTTGACCTTTATTTACCAGGGTGTGCACCGAGACCTGAAACATTACAATACGGTGTAATGTTATTACAACAAAAAATTCGTGCACAAAAAGCGGGTAAAGCACAAAAAGCAAAAAGGTTAATGTAA
- a CDS encoding NADH-quinone oxidoreductase subunit C translates to MRAYTPKDDVQAKAYYTDRFYVAPQVPKTPVEDDAVFAADLAAIKAKFEVSDAYIQVEQMVVYINAKDIYGVLELMRDELEYTQLSELSAIDWLAKDGTFEIFYQMLSMTKRKRIRIKYFIKEGQAVDSVEKLFRSADWSEREMFDMFGIEANGHPFMKRILMPYDWQGFPLRKTYPLEGDEFAAWYEVDKIYGKEARDIIGPELRDTARIDRYDSERFARLGFEVPKGTEITDDMEKTVQDYQEEGGVFLIKKYTKESSKVIDDPQR, encoded by the coding sequence ATGAGAGCATATACACCAAAAGATGATGTACAAGCAAAAGCTTACTATACAGACAGATTTTATGTAGCACCGCAAGTACCTAAAACTCCTGTTGAAGATGATGCTGTATTTGCAGCTGATTTAGCAGCGATCAAAGCTAAATTTGAAGTAAGCGATGCATATATTCAAGTTGAGCAAATGGTTGTTTATATCAATGCTAAAGATATTTACGGTGTACTTGAACTTATGAGAGACGAGTTAGAATATACTCAACTTTCAGAGTTAAGTGCTATTGATTGGTTAGCAAAAGACGGAACTTTCGAGATCTTCTACCAAATGCTTTCAATGACTAAACGTAAACGTATCCGTATCAAATATTTCATTAAAGAGGGTCAAGCTGTTGATTCTGTTGAAAAACTTTTCAGATCAGCTGACTGGTCAGAGCGTGAAATGTTCGACATGTTCGGTATCGAAGCTAACGGCCACCCGTTTATGAAACGTATCCTTATGCCTTACGACTGGCAAGGATTCCCACTTCGTAAAACGTATCCATTAGAGGGTGATGAATTCGCTGCTTGGTATGAAGTTGATAAAATCTACGGTAAAGAAGCTCGTGATATTATCGGCCCTGAACTTCGTGATACTGCAAGAATTGACAGATACGATTCTGAGCGTTTTGCCCGTCTTGGTTTTGAAGTTCCAAAAGGTACTGAGATCACTGATGATATGGAAAAAACAGTTCAAGATTATCAAGAAGAGGGCGGAGTGTTCCTCATCAAAAAATATACAAAAGAGTCATCAAAAGTTATTGATGATCCGCAAAGATAG
- a CDS encoding NAD(P)H-quinone oxidoreductase subunit 3 gives MEHISTANPYFGVFVLFVITFGAFIATTVIARLASRALAAKDTEKIKLSVYECGPEVTKQPNRVSPQFYLFALLFLLFDVEIVFMFPWAVDFKVLGWFGFAEMIMFILLLAIGFVYAWKKGALEWHNIK, from the coding sequence ATGGAGCATATTAGTACTGCAAATCCGTATTTTGGGGTATTTGTACTTTTTGTTATAACATTTGGTGCTTTTATAGCAACGACAGTAATCGCAAGATTAGCGAGTCGTGCATTAGCTGCAAAAGATACTGAAAAAATTAAACTTTCTGTGTATGAGTGTGGACCTGAGGTAACGAAACAACCAAACAGAGTTTCACCACAGTTCTATCTCTTTGCACTATTATTTTTACTATTTGATGTTGAAATCGTATTTATGTTCCCATGGGCAGTAGATTTTAAAGTACTCGGATGGTTTGGATTTGCTGAGATGATTATGTTCATCCTATTATTAGCAATCGGTTTTGTATACGCATGGAAAAAAGGAGCGCTAGAATGGCACAACATAAAGTAA
- a CDS encoding ATP-binding protein: MKTLADFLNTKDVEKSGIFIHLKCSVDEAKMLRYVLKKYVEGQDDVLVFQLLQDLYTHTNFEYLDNLRGVKNLLELGWLHQQSFTPIKIADVTPLELLNSAVGLTPPFFKLLQEGSLDLDLPEIKPYADHLEYLQDQFFRIELYQKMSVIRQNVHEHSLGIDRLQNKLKLLEKRIDERVAQTSEELVLDRFFKQKKMNNYEQVIFLALLREEYSSTDISLREMNTLIDLISLDEYERIKNRSLLEDGSNLIESGIIDYEEMLNPFGGISRAFYIVDEVLQSIMHPQKTKKVTRLKLNALIEEQDIFELVEPESSLDDVVLNPKTRETLENLMKQVDKEVVARLVKWGIKQKKSGIDARIIFYGAAGTGKTMTAYSLAKSLKRQVLAFDCSKILSMYVGESEKNVRKIFDTFYELTEKTKTEPILLLNEADQFLGARSSGNITGSDQMHNQMQNIFLEQIENFRGMLIATTNLLENIDSAFSRRFNYKIEFKKPDYEQRVQLWKKMLPKDAPYEEGFNKEELAEYSLTGGQINLIIKNTAYKVAVKEDPIFLMKDFKDEIGREKTGSFDNEKSMGFLNK, encoded by the coding sequence TTGAAAACATTAGCAGATTTTTTAAATACAAAAGATGTCGAAAAGAGTGGTATATTTATACACTTGAAATGTAGTGTAGATGAAGCAAAAATGCTTCGCTATGTTTTAAAAAAATATGTTGAAGGGCAAGATGATGTTTTGGTTTTTCAACTGCTTCAAGACCTTTATACTCATACAAATTTTGAGTATTTGGACAATTTACGAGGGGTAAAAAACCTTTTAGAATTGGGATGGTTACATCAGCAAAGTTTTACTCCGATCAAGATAGCAGACGTAACACCTTTAGAGCTTTTAAACTCTGCCGTTGGACTAACACCGCCGTTTTTTAAACTTCTGCAAGAAGGCTCACTTGACCTTGACTTGCCGGAAATAAAACCGTACGCAGATCATCTTGAGTATCTTCAGGATCAGTTCTTTAGAATAGAGTTGTACCAAAAGATGAGCGTAATCCGCCAGAATGTACATGAGCACTCTTTAGGGATAGACCGTCTGCAAAACAAACTCAAACTTTTAGAAAAAAGAATTGATGAAAGAGTTGCACAAACATCGGAAGAGTTAGTACTTGACCGTTTCTTTAAACAAAAGAAGATGAACAATTACGAGCAGGTGATCTTTTTGGCACTGCTCCGCGAAGAGTACAGCTCAACTGATATTTCACTACGTGAGATGAATACTCTTATTGATCTGATTTCGTTAGATGAATATGAGAGAATTAAAAACCGTTCACTTTTAGAAGACGGCTCAAACCTGATCGAAAGCGGTATTATAGATTATGAAGAGATGCTGAATCCTTTTGGTGGAATCTCTAGAGCTTTTTATATTGTTGATGAAGTACTTCAAAGTATTATGCATCCTCAAAAAACAAAAAAAGTAACGCGTTTGAAACTTAATGCTTTAATCGAAGAGCAAGATATTTTTGAGCTTGTAGAGCCTGAAAGCTCACTCGATGATGTAGTGCTGAATCCTAAAACGAGAGAAACCTTAGAAAACCTGATGAAACAAGTAGACAAAGAGGTGGTTGCACGTCTTGTAAAATGGGGTATAAAACAGAAAAAATCTGGAATCGATGCACGCATTATTTTTTACGGAGCAGCAGGTACCGGTAAAACAATGACTGCATATTCACTCGCGAAGTCTTTAAAACGTCAGGTTTTAGCATTTGATTGTTCAAAAATTCTCTCTATGTATGTAGGTGAGAGTGAAAAGAACGTAAGAAAGATATTTGATACTTTTTATGAGCTGACTGAAAAGACAAAAACTGAGCCTATTTTACTTTTAAATGAAGCAGATCAGTTTTTAGGTGCAAGAAGCAGCGGTAACATTACGGGTTCTGATCAGATGCATAACCAGATGCAAAATATTTTTCTTGAACAGATAGAAAATTTCCGTGGAATGCTTATAGCAACGACAAACTTACTTGAGAATATAGATAGTGCATTTTCAAGAAGATTCAACTACAAAATTGAGTTTAAAAAGCCCGATTATGAGCAAAGAGTTCAATTATGGAAAAAGATGCTGCCAAAAGATGCACCGTATGAAGAGGGCTTTAATAAAGAAGAACTTGCTGAGTACTCTTTAACAGGTGGACAGATCAACCTGATTATAAAAAATACGGCTTACAAAGTTGCTGTTAAAGAGGACCCAATCTTTTTAATGAAAGATTTTAAAGATGAGATTGGACGTGAGAAAACTGGAAGTTTTGACAATGAAAAGTCTATGGGATTTTTAAATAAATAA
- a CDS encoding NADH-ubiquinone oxidoreductase subunit E family protein — translation MKRYDLRHLKNDFEPRMKEILGETHKANETLIFLFEIGDFTPVQRSADLVKECGWELYNSLKFNEVDWTIVVKKD, via the coding sequence ATGAAAAGATATGATCTAAGACATTTAAAAAATGATTTTGAACCTCGTATGAAAGAGATTTTAGGTGAAACTCACAAAGCAAATGAGACACTTATTTTTCTTTTTGAAATTGGTGATTTTACACCTGTACAAAGAAGTGCAGATCTAGTAAAAGAATGTGGTTGGGAGTTATATAACTCTTTAAAGTTTAACGAAGTTGACTGGACTATCGTTGTTAAAAAAGATTAG
- a CDS encoding Crp/Fnr family transcriptional regulator yields MFNKYKDFIKQHISFNLIEWKILESKLVIKKFKKSETILFQGDICNQIYFINSGLVRAYVIDENGKDFTWSVFYNDENAGVTNLFVIDYDSFLHQKAATINIEALEDTEVVAINYTDVQFLYNNFKKWERFGRLMTEAAYSYLHNQTIQRQTKSANERFELFMQETPHLLNKVPQYHIATFLGITPQHLSRLKKEYKN; encoded by the coding sequence GTGTTTAATAAGTATAAAGATTTTATAAAACAGCATATATCTTTTAATCTTATTGAATGGAAAATTTTAGAATCAAAACTTGTAATAAAGAAGTTTAAAAAATCAGAGACAATTTTGTTTCAAGGTGATATCTGTAATCAAATATATTTTATTAACAGTGGTTTGGTAAGAGCTTACGTTATAGATGAAAACGGGAAAGATTTTACCTGGAGTGTTTTTTATAATGATGAAAATGCCGGTGTTACAAATCTTTTTGTAATAGATTATGATAGTTTTTTACATCAAAAAGCGGCTACTATCAATATAGAAGCCTTAGAAGATACGGAAGTTGTAGCTATTAATTATACAGATGTACAGTTTTTATATAATAACTTTAAAAAGTGGGAACGTTTTGGTCGTTTAATGACTGAAGCCGCTTATTCTTATTTGCATAATCAAACTATTCAAAGACAAACAAAAAGTGCCAATGAAAGGTTCGAGTTGTTTATGCAAGAAACGCCACATCTTTTAAATAAAGTCCCGCAGTATCATATTGCAACTTTTTTAGGAATTACTCCGCAGCATTTAAGTCGTCTGAAAAAAGAGTATAAAAATTAA
- a CDS encoding outer membrane lipoprotein-sorting protein, translating into MIKKLGLISLLAFTALVHADDKARAIAQAVYDRDDGKTIIQDMKMILIDKNSNQRIRSIKTFGKDFGKDDYKIMFFKTPADVKDTAFLTYDYDDASKDDDQWLYLPALKKVKRIPTSDKSSSFMGSDFSYYDMTKRSVEDYTYKILKHVDVRGHDTTMVESIPVNDDVVEESGYVKTIGLVREDIDMVVRSIGFLKNGETKYLDVTKMHKQDGVWVIDEMVMTTKQGKTTLHQTILQFSNIEVNKPIDDDVFTTRRLEKGL; encoded by the coding sequence ATGATTAAAAAACTTGGATTAATTTCACTATTAGCATTTACGGCTTTAGTACATGCAGACGACAAAGCAAGAGCAATTGCACAAGCTGTGTATGACAGAGATGACGGGAAAACTATTATTCAAGATATGAAAATGATTTTGATCGATAAAAACTCAAATCAGCGTATACGCTCTATCAAAACATTCGGTAAAGATTTCGGCAAAGATGATTATAAAATCATGTTTTTCAAAACGCCTGCAGATGTTAAAGACACGGCGTTTTTAACATACGATTATGATGATGCTTCTAAAGATGATGATCAGTGGCTCTATCTTCCGGCTCTGAAAAAAGTAAAAAGAATTCCTACAAGCGACAAGAGTTCAAGTTTTATGGGAAGTGATTTTTCATATTACGATATGACAAAAAGAAGTGTTGAAGATTATACGTACAAAATTTTAAAACACGTAGATGTAAGAGGACACGATACAACTATGGTCGAATCTATTCCTGTAAACGATGATGTGGTCGAAGAGTCGGGCTATGTCAAAACTATAGGACTCGTTCGTGAAGATATAGACATGGTTGTACGCTCAATAGGTTTTTTAAAAAATGGAGAAACGAAATATCTTGATGTAACAAAAATGCATAAACAAGACGGTGTTTGGGTGATTGATGAGATGGTAATGACAACAAAACAGGGAAAAACTACATTGCATCAAACGATTTTACAGTTTAGCAACATAGAGGTAAACAAACCGATAGATGATGATGTCTTTACTACAAGAAGATTGGAAAAAGGGCTGTAG
- the nuoD gene encoding NADH dehydrogenase (quinone) subunit D, translating to MAQVKNRLTPFFENITFDREDNELILNFGPQHPSAHGQLRLMLHLQQEQITKAHPDIGYLHRGMEKMAENMIYNEFMPTTDRMDYIASSSNNYGFALAVEKLIGLDVPRRAKVIRMMLLEINRLMSHLFWLATTALDIGAMTIFLFAFREREYLMDIIEGYCGARLTHAAIRIGGVPLDIQDDFLQQLRTFLDKLPQNIKDYEDLLDSNRIWRMRMEDVGTIPTEMALSWGCTGPMLRASGVAWDIRKEEPYELYDEVEFNVPFSDKGDNFARYRIYMEEMRESAKILYQTIEMYEKCVKDGQTELMAHAPKYISAPKLDIMTQNYSLMQHFVLVTQGMRPPVGEVYVPTESPKGELGYYINSQGGPYPYRLKLRAPSFWHTGILTDLLPGHYIPDVVSIIGTTNIVFGEVDR from the coding sequence ATGGCACAAGTAAAAAACAGATTAACACCGTTTTTTGAAAACATTACATTCGACAGAGAAGATAATGAGCTTATATTAAACTTCGGTCCACAGCACCCGTCTGCTCACGGACAGTTACGTTTAATGCTTCATCTTCAACAAGAGCAAATTACAAAAGCACATCCGGATATCGGATACCTTCACCGTGGTATGGAGAAGATGGCTGAAAATATGATTTACAACGAGTTTATGCCTACTACTGACCGTATGGATTATATCGCTTCATCTTCAAATAACTATGGATTTGCACTTGCAGTTGAAAAACTGATCGGACTTGACGTTCCTCGTCGTGCAAAAGTTATCCGTATGATGCTTTTAGAGATCAACCGTTTAATGTCTCACCTATTCTGGTTAGCGACTACGGCTCTTGATATCGGTGCGATGACAATTTTCTTATTTGCATTCCGTGAGAGAGAATACTTAATGGATATTATCGAAGGTTACTGTGGTGCTCGTTTAACTCACGCTGCTATCCGTATCGGTGGTGTACCTTTAGATATTCAAGATGATTTCTTACAACAACTAAGAACTTTCTTAGATAAATTACCTCAAAACATCAAAGATTACGAAGATCTACTGGATTCTAACCGTATCTGGAGAATGAGAATGGAAGATGTTGGAACAATTCCAACAGAGATGGCACTTTCTTGGGGTTGTACAGGTCCAATGCTAAGAGCTTCAGGTGTAGCATGGGATATCCGTAAAGAGGAACCTTACGAATTATACGATGAAGTAGAATTTAATGTACCTTTCTCTGACAAGGGTGACAACTTTGCACGTTACCGTATCTATATGGAAGAGATGAGAGAGTCTGCAAAGATTCTTTATCAAACAATAGAGATGTATGAGAAATGTGTTAAAGATGGTCAAACTGAATTAATGGCTCATGCACCTAAATATATCTCTGCTCCTAAGCTGGATATCATGACGCAAAACTACTCTTTAATGCAACACTTTGTACTTGTAACACAAGGTATGAGACCACCGGTTGGTGAAGTGTATGTTCCGACTGAATCTCCAAAAGGTGAGCTTGGATACTACATTAATTCTCAAGGCGGACCGTACCCGTACAGACTTAAATTACGTGCGCCTTCATTCTGGCATACAGGAATTTTAACTGACCTTTTACCTGGTCACTATATTCCGGATGTTGTTTCTATTATTGGTACAACAAACATCGTATTTGGTGAGGTAGATAGATAA
- a CDS encoding MMPL family transporter: protein MHHKLEQKLGKFGEFIGKHPFIVILFALLVIAFPISNVPKITMDTSTEGFLHPEDPMLIKYEQFKEQFGRDERILIAIENDHIFSIPFLTKLKKLHKELEDNVPYLDEVTSLVNVRNTRGEKDQLIVEDLLENFPQTQADADKIKSIAMDNVFYRDLFLSRDGKITTIMIETKAFVSDKQESVDEMFSDFDAPAAAEEERKPLTDMQNAEIVKKVREIVNKYSDDDFKIYYAGSASVMDALKSMMKEDMQKFTRVTIAIILVFLFIIFRRVSATVYPLLVIVLALLTTVGSMAYFGVAFKLPTQIVPSLLIAVSVGATVHVLSIFFDKFNESKDKKSAITFTLEHSGLAIAMTGITTAIGIASFAGSEVAPIADMGKFASLGVLISLFLTLTLLPALLMITPMKPKPVDKKHWLDHVMERFAYFPTHHPKSVVTVSLLLVLLSIILATNIRLSHYPLEWFPKDDPNYVGTHYIDKNLYGSLTMEVVADTKQQNGWQDPKRLQELENLNKELEKYDDGKAYIGKIMSLDTIVKESNKALHENNESFYTIPSDQALVSQELLLFENSGSDDLEDVVDSQFSKLRVTIKVPWVDSIQSEDMLEHVQKRYSETFADQDVTVTGIIPLLVHTFTQAIRSSVESYIIAFTLIAITMMFIMGNARLGLISMIPNLTPVIIGLSLMYIYDIPLDMFTLLIGSIAIGLAVDDTIHFMHNFKRYYLRTKDAVLAVEKTFYTTGKAMVITTIVLSLGFYAYMFGKMESVQNFGFLTGSVIILALIADLLLAPALMVLIAKRGWIK from the coding sequence ATGCATCATAAGTTAGAACAAAAATTAGGAAAATTTGGGGAGTTTATAGGTAAACACCCTTTTATAGTCATATTATTTGCACTTTTAGTAATTGCCTTTCCAATCTCAAACGTTCCGAAAATTACAATGGATACTTCAACGGAAGGTTTTTTACATCCAGAAGATCCAATGCTTATCAAATATGAACAGTTCAAAGAGCAGTTCGGTCGTGATGAGAGGATCTTGATTGCGATCGAAAACGATCATATCTTTTCAATCCCTTTTTTAACGAAGCTTAAAAAACTGCATAAAGAACTTGAAGACAATGTTCCTTATTTAGATGAGGTGACATCACTTGTCAATGTAAGAAATACACGCGGTGAAAAAGATCAGTTAATCGTTGAAGATTTACTGGAAAATTTCCCTCAAACACAGGCTGATGCTGACAAGATTAAAAGTATTGCTATGGATAATGTTTTTTACAGAGATCTGTTTTTGTCACGCGACGGTAAAATCACTACGATTATGATCGAGACAAAGGCATTTGTTTCTGATAAACAAGAGAGTGTCGATGAGATGTTCAGCGATTTTGATGCACCTGCTGCCGCAGAAGAAGAGCGTAAGCCTCTGACAGATATGCAAAATGCAGAGATTGTAAAAAAAGTAAGAGAGATCGTAAACAAATATTCAGATGATGACTTTAAGATCTATTATGCAGGAAGTGCTAGTGTTATGGATGCACTCAAATCTATGATGAAAGAGGATATGCAGAAGTTTACTAGAGTGACGATAGCGATTATCTTAGTTTTCCTTTTTATAATTTTTAGACGTGTAAGTGCTACTGTCTATCCATTACTTGTAATTGTGTTGGCACTCTTAACAACTGTGGGGTCTATGGCTTATTTCGGTGTAGCATTTAAACTTCCTACTCAAATTGTCCCATCGCTTTTAATTGCCGTGAGTGTCGGTGCAACAGTGCATGTACTCTCAATCTTTTTTGACAAGTTTAATGAGAGTAAAGATAAGAAATCTGCAATCACTTTTACACTGGAGCACTCGGGGCTAGCAATTGCAATGACAGGTATAACGACTGCTATCGGTATTGCATCGTTTGCAGGAAGTGAAGTAGCACCGATTGCCGATATGGGTAAATTTGCCTCTTTAGGTGTGTTGATTTCGCTGTTCTTAACATTGACACTTTTACCGGCACTGCTGATGATTACTCCGATGAAGCCAAAACCTGTAGATAAAAAACACTGGCTTGATCATGTGATGGAAAGATTTGCATATTTTCCTACACATCATCCAAAAAGTGTCGTGACGGTGAGTTTGCTTTTAGTTCTGCTTTCGATTATATTGGCGACAAATATCCGTCTATCTCACTATCCGCTTGAATGGTTTCCAAAAGATGATCCAAATTATGTAGGGACACATTACATAGACAAGAACCTATACGGTTCATTGACTATGGAAGTTGTAGCGGATACAAAACAGCAAAACGGCTGGCAGGATCCAAAACGTCTGCAGGAATTGGAGAATTTAAACAAAGAGTTAGAAAAATATGATGACGGCAAAGCGTATATCGGAAAGATTATGTCGCTTGATACGATTGTAAAAGAGAGTAACAAAGCACTTCATGAAAACAATGAAAGTTTTTATACAATTCCATCGGATCAAGCGCTTGTTTCACAAGAACTGCTTCTTTTTGAAAACAGCGGAAGCGATGATCTTGAAGATGTTGTAGATTCACAATTTTCAAAACTTCGTGTAACTATTAAGGTGCCTTGGGTAGATAGTATACAGAGTGAAGATATGCTCGAGCATGTGCAAAAAAGATATAGTGAGACTTTTGCAGATCAAGATGTAACTGTGACGGGAATTATTCCATTATTGGTACACACTTTTACGCAGGCTATCCGCTCATCTGTAGAGAGTTACATCATTGCATTTACGCTGATTGCAATTACGATGATGTTTATTATGGGTAATGCAAGACTTGGACTTATCTCTATGATTCCAAACCTTACACCTGTAATTATAGGACTTAGTCTGATGTATATCTATGACATCCCTTTAGATATGTTTACACTTTTAATCGGCTCGATTGCGATCGGACTTGCGGTGGATGATACAATTCATTTTATGCATAACTTCAAACGTTACTATTTACGCACAAAAGATGCTGTTTTGGCTGTTGAGAAAACTTTTTACACGACGGGTAAAGCGATGGTTATTACAACAATCGTACTTTCACTTGGGTTTTATGCATATATGTTTGGAAAAATGGAAAGCGTACAAAACTTTGGATTTTTAACTGGAAGTGTTATTATCTTGGCACTTATTGCAGACTTGCTGCTTGCACCTGCACTTATGGTTCTAATTGCAAAAAGAGGATGGATAAAATGA